The nucleotide sequence CGATCGAGTCCCTGTTCGAGGCGCGCTTCGAAGAGGAAGAATGACGCCGCCGCACCCCGTCTGACATCCCCCGCCCGCCGGCTTTCTGCCACTTTTTCCGCGCTGATTGCCCTATCGATAAGAAACAGTGTTTTCTTTTGTCGACGCGCCCCCCTGCGCCAATGGTAGAATCAACGCTGTCCTTCATGTCGACAGGGGAAGCCGACAGATGAGCAAGACGTCACGCAAACTCAAGCCAAGACTTGATCGCCTGTCACAGGCACTGGAAAGTGGCGAGCTGGATCAGGCAAGGCGCATGCTGAATCGCGGCCTGGCACCGGTGGACGTGGCCCACTTGCTGGAATCCTCCCCCCCAAGGAGCGCAACCTGCTCTGGGAGCTGGTCGACGCCGAACTTCAGGGCGATGTGCTCCAATACCTTGGCGAGGATATCCAGAGCGACTTCCTCAAGGACATGGATGCCGAGGACGTCCTGGCCGCCACCGAGAATCTGGAACCGGATGATGTCGCCGACATCCTCCAGCGGCTTCCGAATGCCGTGATTCTCGAAGTCCTCGACTCCATGGAGGCGCAGGAACGCCAGCGGGTCGAGACGGTGCTGTCCTATCCCGAGGACACTGCCGGCGGCTTGATGAACACGGACACCATCACCATCCGTCCGGACATCACCCTGGATGTCGTGTTGCGTTACATCCGCCGTCACGAGCGACTTCCCGATTCCACCGACACTCTGCTGGTCGTCTCGCGCCGCGATGAATTCATCGGCGCCCTGCCCATCAACCGCCTGCTGGTCTCTGACCCCGGTGTCACGGTGCGCGAGGTGATGGATACCGACAGCGTGGTGATTCCGGCATTGATGCCGGAGAGCGAGGTCGCCTCGCTGTTCGAGAAGCATGACCTGATCTCGGCGCCTGTCGTCGGCGGTGATGGCAATCTGCTCGGGCGCATCACCATCGATGACGTGGTCGACGTCATCCGCGGCGATGCCGAGCACCAGGTCATGTCGATGGCGGGGATGGACGAGGATGAAGATACCTTCTCCCCGGTGATGCGCACCTCCTGGCGTCGCGCCATCTGGCTTGGCATCAACCTGCTGACCGCCTTCATGGCGTCCGCCGTGATCGGGATGTTCGAGGGCACCATCCAGAAGATCACCGCGCTGGCGGTACTGATGCCCATCGTCGCCAGCATGGGCGGCATTGCCGGCTCACAGGCACTGACGGTACTGATTCGCGGCATCGCACTGGGACACGTCAAGAGTGGCAACGTGCGCTGGCTTCTCAAGCGCGAAATCATCGTCGCGGGGCTCAATGGCCTGCTGTGGGCGGTGGTGGTCGCCGGGATCGCCATCGTCTGGTTCGGTGATGTCCAGCTGGGGGCCATCATCGGTGCCGCCATCATGATCAATCTGTTGATCGCGGCCGTGACCGGGACATTGCTGCCGATACTGCTCAAGAAGCTCAATATCGACCCGGCCCTCTCCGGCAGCGTGATCCTGACCACCGTGACCGACGTGATCGGCTTCATGGCCTTCCTGGGCCTGGCGACCTGGCTCTATCTGTAATACGCCCGATGGATTCCAGTGACTGCTCCAGAAAACAACACGGCCGCTCCCAAGGGAGCGGCCGTGTTGTTTTCTGGACTCTCGCGCAGAGACAGAAGCGTCAGCGATCAGCCTTCCAGCTCATCGTCTTCACCTTCGGACATGCCGGCAACGGTCATGCCATCGATCAGCCAGCTGCCAGAGTGGATGCTGCCCCGGGTATCGACATCATCACCGACCGCCAGCAGATTGGCGGCCATGTCACGCAGATTGCCGGCGATCGTGAACTCCTCGACCGCGTGCTGGATCTCGCCATTCTCGACCCAGAAGCCCGAAGCGCCACGTGAGTAGTCACCGGTCACGCCGTTGACGCCCTGCCCCATCAGCTCGGTCACCAGCACGCCGGTGCCCATCTGCTTGAGCATCTCGTCACGGGAGGTCAGTGGCGCGGTGATGCGCACGTTGCGCGCGCCGCCCGCGTTGCCGGTGGTCTGCATGCCCAGGCGACGAGCACTGTAGGCGCTCAGCATGTAACTCTGCACCTTGCCGTCGGCAAAGTAGACATTGTCACGCGTGGCGACACCGTCGTTGTCGAAGGCGGCACTCGACATGCCACCCACCTCACGCGGCTTCTCGCCGAGGGTGAACCAGTCAGGGAACAGCGGCTGACCCAGGCTGTCGCACAGGAAGCTGGACTCACGATACAGCGAACCACCCGCGATGGCGGACAGATAGTGCCCTACCAGGCCTGCCGACATCTGCGGGTCGAACATGACCGGCATACGCCCCGTCGCCACCTTGCGCGCGTTGAGGCGTGCCAGCGTGCGGCGTGCAGCCTCGCGCCCCACATCCTCCGGGGAGCGCAGGTCGGCCGGGTTGCGCACGCTGGTGTAGTCATAGTCACGCTGCATGCCCTGTTCATCCCTGGCGATCAACATGCAGGACATCGAGTGTCGGCTGCCGCACTGACTGGCCAGGAAACCGTGGCTGTTGCCGTAGACCTGCACACCTTCCCCACTGGAGAAGCTGGCACCTTCGGATTGCGCGATGCCTTCCACTTCCAGTCCGGCACGCTCACACGCCAGCGCCAGATCCGTCGCGTCATCGACGCTGATCGCCCAGGGGTGATGCGCCTGAAGGTCCGGGAAATCGGTGGCCATCAGTTCGGCCGGCGCCAATCCGGCAAAGCTGTCCTCGCCGGTGTAATGAGCGATGGAGACCGCTTTCTCGACCGCGGCACGAATCGAGTCGCTACCGGCGTCGGAAGAGGTCGCGCTGCCCTTGCGATTGCCCAGATACACGGTCACGCCGATCCCCTGGTCACGCGACAGCTCGACGGTTTCGACTTCTCCGTCACGCACCGAGATGCTGACGCCCTGATCGACGCTGGCGCCCACCTCACAGGCATCGGCTCCCAGACTGCGGGCCAGCTCGAGCGCTTCGCTGACGCGGCGCTCCAGCAGTTGTTGCTGAGCAACGGCATCAAAGGCCTGGCTCATGTTGTTCTCCTTCTGAGGAGACGGGGCGCTGGCAGTGCTATACTGCCGCAAATTTCCCCGACTCGTTGGAATTGGCATGCGTAAAGAAAGACCTGAGGAGCTCGTCGAGCGTCCCAGCAAATCCCAGATGAAGCGTGAAATGATCGAGCTTCAGGCCCTCGGCAAGAAGATCATCGACATGCCGGCCGGTCAGCGCGCCAAGTTCCCGCTCTCCGATGACATGCTGGCCGCCATCGATGAGTGCGGACGCATTCGCAGTCATGAAGGCCTGCGCCGTCACATGCAGTACGTCGGCAAGCTGATGCGCAAGGAAGACCTCGAGGCCATCAACGCCGTCTTCCAGAGCATGGAGCAGCAGAGCATCCGTCGGGATGCCTCCTTCCAGCGCCTGGAGCGCTGGCGCGATCGCCTGATCGAGGACGACGAAGCCTTCGTGATCTTCGTCGAGGACTACCCGGAGGTGGACCGCCAGGCACTGCGTCAGCTGATCCGCAATTCACGCGCCGAGCGTGATGCCGGCAAGCAGCCCAACAGCGCCAAGAAGCTCTTCAGGCTGCTGCGTGCCGAGCTCGATCTGTAATTCTGACACCTCACGCTTCATCGACGCCGCCGCGGCCCTGCCACGGCGGCGTCGTCATATCGCTTCTCTGCTGATCAAGCGCACCGGTTCATGACTGGGTGCCACCGACCGTCAGCTCATCGAGCTTCAGCGTCGGCTGGCCGACCCCGACCGGCACCGACTGACCGTCCTTGCCACAGACCCCGACCCCGGTATCCAGCTCGAGATCATTGCCGATCATCGAGACGCGACCCATGGCTTCCGGGCCGTTGCCGATCAAGGTCGCGCCCTTGACCGGTGTGGTCACCTTGCCGTCCTCGATCAGATAGGCTTCGCTTGCGGAGAACACGAAGCGCCCGGAGGTGATGTCCACCTGGCCACCGCCGAAGCTGACCGCATAGAGGCCGCGCTTGACGCTCTTGATGATCTCCTGCGGGTCACGATCGCCACCCAGCATGTAGGTGTTGGTCATGCGGGGCATCGGCAGGTGCGCAAAGGACTCGCGACG is from Cobetia marina and encodes:
- the pmbA gene encoding metalloprotease PmbA: MSQAFDAVAQQQLLERRVSEALELARSLGADACEVGASVDQGVSISVRDGEVETVELSRDQGIGVTVYLGNRKGSATSSDAGSDSIRAAVEKAVSIAHYTGEDSFAGLAPAELMATDFPDLQAHHPWAISVDDATDLALACERAGLEVEGIAQSEGASFSSGEGVQVYGNSHGFLASQCGSRHSMSCMLIARDEQGMQRDYDYTSVRNPADLRSPEDVGREAARRTLARLNARKVATGRMPVMFDPQMSAGLVGHYLSAIAGGSLYRESSFLCDSLGQPLFPDWFTLGEKPREVGGMSSAAFDNDGVATRDNVYFADGKVQSYMLSAYSARRLGMQTTGNAGGARNVRITAPLTSRDEMLKQMGTGVLVTELMGQGVNGVTGDYSRGASGFWVENGEIQHAVEEFTIAGNLRDMAANLLAVGDDVDTRGSIHSGSWLIDGMTVAGMSEGEDDELEG
- the yjgA gene encoding ribosome biogenesis factor YjgA, encoding MRKERPEELVERPSKSQMKREMIELQALGKKIIDMPAGQRAKFPLSDDMLAAIDECGRIRSHEGLRRHMQYVGKLMRKEDLEAINAVFQSMEQQSIRRDASFQRLERWRDRLIEDDEAFVIFVEDYPEVDRQALRQLIRNSRAERDAGKQPNSAKKLFRLLRAELDL